Proteins encoded within one genomic window of Pygocentrus nattereri isolate fPygNat1 chromosome 9, fPygNat1.pri, whole genome shotgun sequence:
- the asb8 gene encoding ankyrin repeat and SOCS box protein 8, with amino-acid sequence MSSTMWYIMQSIQSKYSLSERLIRTIAAIRSFPHDNVEDLIRRGADVNRMHGTLKPLHCACMVADADCVELLLEKGAEVNALDGYNRTALHYAAEKDEGCVELLLEYGAHPNALDGNKDTPLHWAAFKDNPECVRALLESGACPNARDYNNDTPLSWAAMKGNLESVRVLLEYGAQVHVTNLKGQTPISRLVALLARGLGTEQEEECLELLCRAAGKFDIRRADGSLPRELSKDPQLLARLTSMVAQPPLLRALARCAVRNSLGVQYLPTAVKQLPLPESVKEYVLLRD; translated from the exons ATGAGCTCGACTATGTGGTACATCATGCAGAGTATTCAGAGTAAATACTCACTTTCAGAAAGGCTCATCCGAACCATTGCAGCCATCCGCTCATTTCCACATGACAATGTGGAGGACCTTATACGCAGG GGTGCAGACGTGAACAGGATGCATGGCACGCTGAAGCCCTTGCATTGTGCCTGCATGGTGGCTGATGCAGACTGTGTGGAGCTTTTGTTGGAGAAAGGTGCAGAG GTCAATGCCTTGGACGGTTATAACCGCACAGCTTTGCATTATGCTGCAGAGAAGGATGAGGGCTGCGTGGAGCTTCTGCTGGAATATGGAGCTCATCCCAATGCACTGGATGGCAACAAGGACACCCCATTGCACTGGGCTGCCTTCAAAGACAACCCTGAGTGTGTGCGTGCCCTGCTGGAGAGTGGTGCTTGCCCCAATGCACGTGACTACAACAATGACACCCCACTCAGCTGGGCAGCCATGAAGGGCAACTTGGAGAGCGTGCGTGTTTTACTTGAGTATGGAGCCCAGGTTCACGTCACCAACCTCAAGGGCCAGACGCCCATTTCCCGGCTGGTGGCTCTACTGGCGCGGGGCCTGGGcacagagcaggaggaagagtgCCTGGAGCTTCTGTGCCGAGCTGCGGGGAAGTTTGATATCCGCCGAGCCGATGGCTCCTTGCCCCGTGAGCTCAGCAAAGATCCTCAGCTGCTGGCGCGTCTAACAAGCATGGTGGCTCAGCCACCTTTGTTGCGAGCCTTGGCTCGCTGCGCTGTTCGAAACAGCCTCGGAGTGCAGTATCTCCCAACTGCTGTGAAACAGCTACCATTGCCAGAGTCTGTCAAAGAGTATGTACTCCTCAGAGACTGA